From a single Vitis vinifera cultivar Pinot Noir 40024 chromosome 18, ASM3070453v1 genomic region:
- the LOC100243693 gene encoding putative receptor protein kinase ZmPK1, with amino-acid sequence MDRTVGFFVLALLLTFYPSSSETYDTLSEGSSLSVEKSNDVLISANGIFSAGFYQVGNNSYNTFCFAIWFTKSWGATTVWMANRDQPVNGRGSKLSLLRNGNLLLTDAGKIMVWMTNTVSTSYVRLQLLNTGNLVLYAWEKTVIWQSFDSPTDTLLPHQILTKDTSLISSRSQSNYSSGFYKLFFDIDNVIRLLFNGPVVSSLYWPDPSRVTWEAARSTYNNSRIAVFDSLGYYRASDDLEFRSADFGAGPQRRLTLDFDGNLRMYSLEETRGTWSVSWQAISQPCQIHGICGPNSLCSYTPAYGRGCSCMPGFKIVNSTDWSYGCAPETDIACNQTEVGFFPLPHVQLYGYDYGHYPNYTYESCENLCLQLCKCKAFLLNFGDGVYNCYPVALLLNGFSSPNYPETLYLKLPKASLFPRYDPLEEFTINCSGNTRYIQLDTTLKFLKFLLWFAYGLGVLETAIVLLVWLFLFRVHHDPVSTMQGYILAANGFKRFSYAELKKATRGFTQEIGRGGGGMVYKGVLLDRRVAAIKCLKEANQGEAEFLAEVSTIGRLNHMNLIETWGYCIEGKHRLLVYEYMEHGSLAQKLSSNTLDWEKRFQIALGTARGLAYLHEECLEWVLHCDVKPQNILLDSNYQPKVADFGMSKLRNRGGLGNSSFSRVRGTRGYMAPEWVFNLPITSKVDVYGYGIVVLEMVTGKSPSAIPDTDAQGETEQPGLIKWVRDRMNRIGVRGSWIEDILDPVMQGECNMRQMEILIGVALECVKGDRDSRPTMSQIVEKLMCPEDRPEQDGFLSMS; translated from the coding sequence ATGGATAGGACAGttggtttctttgttttggCTTTGCTATTAACTTTCTATCCATCTTCATCTGAAACGTATGATACTCTGAGCGAAGGCTCATCTCTTTCCGTGGAGAAATCAAATGATGTTCTCATTTCAGCAAATGGTATATTCTCTGCTGGGTTTTATCAGGTCGGCAACAACAGTTACAACACTTTCTGCTTCGCCATATGGTTCACAAAATCATGGGGTGCAACCACAGTTTGGATGGCGAACCGTGACCAACCGGTCAACGGTAGAGGCTCCAAGCTTTCTTTGTTGAGGAATGGCAATCTCCTCTTAACTGATGCTGGCAAAATCATGGTTTGGATGACCAACACCGTTTCAACCTCGTATGTGAGATTACAGCTCCTTAACACCGGCAATCTTGTTCTATATGCTTGGGAGAAGACGGTGATTTGGCAGAGCTTTGACTCACCCACAGATACCCTTCTTCCTCACCAGATACTGACAAAAGATACCAGCCTTATCTCATCAAGAAGCCAAAGCAACTATTCTTCTGGTTTTTATAAGCTATTTTTTGACATTGATAACGTCATCCGCCTTCTCTTCAATGGTCCTGTGGTTTCCAGCCTCTACTGGCCAGACCCAAGCCGGGTGACCTGGGAGGCTGCGAGGAGCACATACAACAACAGTCGAATCGCAGTATTCGATTCTTTGGGTTATTATAGAGCATCAGATGATTTGGAATTTCGGTCAGCGGATTTTGGTGCGGGGCCTCAGAGAAGATTGACCCTCGATTTCGATGGCAATCTTAGAATGTATAGTCTAGAAGAAACGAGAGGAACCTGGTCGGTTTCATGGCAGGCTATCTCCCAACCATGCCAGATTCATGGCATCTGCGGACCCAACAGTCTCTGCAGTTACACCCCTGCTTATGGCAGAGGATGCTCTTGCATGCCTGGATTCAAGATTGTAAATTCAACTGACTGGTCTTATGGGTGCGCACCAGAAACTGATATCGCTTGTAACCAAACTGAGGTGGGCTTCTTCCCACTCCCTCATGTTCAACTCTACGGCTATGACTATGGTCACTACCCCAATTACACCTATGAAAGCTGTGAAAATCTATGCTTACAGTTGTGCAAATGCAAGGCCTTCCTGCTAAATTTTGGGGACGGCGTTTACAATTGTTACCCAGTGGCCCTCTTGCTTAATGGATTCAGTTCGCCAAATTATCCTGAAACCTTGTATCTAAAACTGCCTAAAGCTAGTCTCTTTCCCAGATATGATCCCCTTGAAGAATTCACCATAAATTGTTCAGGCAACACTCGTTATATACAGCTAGATACAACATTGAAGTTTTTGAAGTTTTTGCTATGGTTTGCCTATGGACTGGGAGTTCTAGAGACGGCAATTGTCTTGCTGGTATGGCTTTTCCTATTTAGGGTACACCATGATCCAGTCTCAACTATGCAAGGTTACATCCTCGCTGCAAACGGGTTTAAAAGATTCAGTTATGCAGAGTTGAAGAAGGCCACGCGAGGTTTCACCCAAGAGATTGGAAGAGGAGGTGGAGGAATGGTATATAAAGGTGTATTGCTTGATCGTCGAGTGGCAGCAATCAAGTGCCTCAAAGAAGCCAATCAAGGAGAAGCAGAATTTCTAGCAGAAGTGAGCACCATTGGAAGGCTTAATCACATGAACTTAATAGAGACGTGGGGATATTGCATAGAGGGGAAGCACCGGCTGTTGGTGTATGAGTACATGGAACATGGATCCTTGGCACAAAAGCTATCGTCCAATACTCTTGATTGGGAGAAGAGGTTCCAAATAGCGCTTGGCACGGCCAGAGGCCTAGCTTATTTACACGAAGAATGCTTGGAGTGGGTTCTGCACTGTGACGTAAAGCCTCAGAACATACTCTTGGACTCTAATTACCAGCCAAAAGTGGCAGATTTTGGGATGTCGAAACTGCGTAACAGAGGAGGGCTTGGCAATTCAAGTTTCTCGAGGGTCAGAGGAACCAGAGGATACATGGCTCCTGAATGGGTATTCAACCTTCCCATAACCTCCAAGGTAGACGTTTATGGCTATGGAATCGTGGTTTTGGAGATGGTGACAGGGAAGAGCCCATCTGCTATCCCCGATACTGATGCCCAAGGAGAGACAGAGCAGCCTGGGTTGATTAAATGGGTGAGGGATCGAATGAATAGGATTGGTGTCAGGGGGTCGTGGATTGAAGACATCCTGGACCCTGTGATGCAAGGCGAATGCAACATGCGCCAGATGGAAATTCTGATTGGAGTTGCCTTGGAATGTGTGAAGGGAGACAGGGACTCAAGACCCACGATGAGCCAAATAGTTGAGAAGCTTATGTGCCCGGAGGACAGGCCGGAGCAGGATGGCTTCCTCTCCATGTCCTGA